From the genome of Ectobacillus sp. JY-23, one region includes:
- the mreC gene encoding rod shape-determining protein MreC: MPQFFFNKRLIVLLVSIILLVTLIGISLKERQKLTWPEQFIKDAVGVVERVLNKPAQAVAGLFQDIEDLKRTYEENKVLKAKLDKYAELSSRVGELTKENEEFRAILGKEQSLRQFDPLHTTVIGRNPDKWYDLVSIDKGAQQGVKKDMAVITDKGLIGKIKSVSQFTATVELLSSLNRTNRISAFVQDDTTIFGLIEGYDKDKQALIFTKIPSDAVIKKDQIVVTSGLGGIFPNGLVIGTVIDAKPDEYGLTQTAYVKPAANLNDVNNVIVARRTMLAAQEELQ; this comes from the coding sequence GTGCCGCAGTTTTTCTTCAATAAACGTTTAATTGTATTACTGGTTAGTATTATTCTACTTGTAACGTTAATTGGGATTTCTTTAAAGGAACGTCAAAAACTCACTTGGCCGGAGCAGTTTATTAAAGATGCCGTCGGTGTCGTAGAACGAGTATTGAATAAGCCCGCACAAGCTGTGGCGGGCTTATTTCAAGATATTGAAGACTTAAAGCGTACATATGAAGAAAATAAGGTACTAAAGGCAAAGCTGGATAAATATGCCGAGCTTTCTTCAAGAGTAGGAGAGTTAACGAAGGAGAATGAAGAATTTCGTGCGATTTTAGGCAAAGAGCAATCTCTTCGTCAATTCGATCCGCTTCATACGACAGTCATTGGACGAAATCCGGATAAGTGGTACGATTTGGTTTCTATTGATAAAGGTGCCCAACAAGGCGTAAAAAAAGATATGGCCGTTATCACTGATAAAGGTTTGATTGGGAAGATAAAAAGTGTTTCACAATTTACAGCTACCGTAGAGCTGCTCAGTTCATTGAATCGAACCAATCGTATTTCAGCGTTTGTGCAAGATGATACAACAATTTTTGGTTTGATTGAAGGATATGACAAAGATAAACAAGCACTTATCTTCACCAAAATTCCATCAGATGCGGTTATTAAAAAAGATCAAATTGTGGTAACATCAGGACTTGGCGGCATTTTTCCAAATGGACTTGTAATTGGGACGGTAATAGATGCAAAACCCGATGAATATGGATTAACGCAAACTGCGTATGTAAAGCCTGCGGCAAATCTCAATGATGTAAACAATGTCATTGTGGCGAGACGTACAATGCTTGCAGCGCAGGAAGAATTGCAATAA
- a CDS encoding Rne/Rng family ribonuclease encodes MRTLYVNALGTEKRVAVVENDRVVEVFMDRPGEEDLVGNIYIGRVTKVLPGMDAAFVDVGLDKQGYLHKSAIPGGEEKPIQELVYQGQAVVIQVVKEAIDTKGPKLTAKIEIPGVYAVYLPHENITAVSRNIQEQERKLALRELGNRMSGGFIFRSACEHADLLIIKEEMEQLQALYKIICATNGFPPMLLHQAKSFLDRILHEIPLHTISHIVTDSTEMQQIIQTQTKRNITTLYRGKESLFSAYHIESEIEKALKKIVWLDNGAYILIEQTETMTVIDVNTGKFTGKGRQEDTNLQTNIYAAKEIARQLRLRDIGGMIAMDFINMKEKHHQEQVKQVLWEELLKDGAITKVFSFTALGVLEMTRRRKRKSLRDYLLAACDCCKEGLVMSPETAAYKLERELLQYRGSDYEAALVEADMRTQEVFQTLQSVLEVHFSTRMTHGFTIRHLGTKEEVLRLKNQ; translated from the coding sequence TTGAGAACATTATACGTAAATGCATTAGGAACAGAAAAGCGTGTTGCGGTTGTAGAAAATGACCGCGTTGTAGAAGTATTTATGGATCGACCAGGGGAAGAAGATCTTGTCGGTAATATATACATAGGAAGGGTGACGAAAGTACTGCCTGGAATGGATGCTGCTTTTGTTGATGTAGGATTAGACAAGCAGGGGTATTTGCACAAAAGTGCCATTCCCGGAGGCGAAGAAAAACCAATTCAAGAGCTCGTTTATCAAGGGCAGGCTGTAGTCATTCAAGTTGTAAAGGAAGCTATCGACACAAAAGGTCCAAAACTAACTGCTAAAATAGAAATACCGGGTGTATATGCTGTGTATTTGCCGCATGAAAATATCACCGCGGTGTCCCGTAATATTCAAGAACAAGAGCGCAAGCTAGCGCTGCGGGAATTAGGCAACCGGATGAGTGGCGGATTTATTTTTCGTTCTGCCTGCGAGCATGCGGATTTATTGATAATTAAGGAAGAAATGGAGCAACTGCAAGCGTTATATAAGATCATATGTGCAACAAACGGATTTCCACCTATGTTATTGCATCAAGCCAAGTCTTTTTTAGACAGAATCCTTCATGAGATTCCGCTTCATACCATTTCTCATATCGTAACGGACAGTACCGAAATGCAGCAAATCATTCAGACGCAAACAAAAAGAAATATTACAACTCTTTATCGCGGCAAGGAGTCATTGTTTTCTGCTTATCATATTGAGAGCGAAATTGAAAAAGCATTAAAAAAAATTGTTTGGCTGGACAATGGCGCATACATACTCATTGAGCAAACAGAAACAATGACAGTCATTGATGTAAACACAGGAAAATTCACCGGAAAGGGTAGACAAGAAGATACGAATTTACAGACAAATATATACGCAGCAAAAGAGATTGCAAGGCAACTTCGCCTTCGTGATATTGGCGGTATGATTGCTATGGATTTTATTAATATGAAAGAGAAGCATCATCAAGAGCAGGTAAAACAAGTACTTTGGGAGGAGCTTTTGAAAGATGGTGCAATTACGAAAGTATTTTCCTTCACAGCGCTTGGCGTACTAGAGATGACAAGAAGAAGAAAACGAAAATCGTTACGTGATTACTTACTTGCAGCTTGTGATTGTTGTAAAGAAGGGCTTGTCATGTCTCCAGAAACAGCGGCATATAAGCTCGAAAGAGAGCTGCTGCAATATCGTGGCAGCGATTATGAGGCAGCGTTAGTAGAAGCGGATATGCGCACACAAGAAGTGTTTCAAACGCTTCAAAGCGTACTGGAGGTACATTTTTCGACTCGTATGACGCACGGTTTTACCATTCGTCATCTTGGGACAAAAGAGGAGGTTTTACGACTGAAAAACCAATAA
- the minD gene encoding septum site-determining protein MinD has translation MGEAIVITSGKGGVGKTTTSANLGTALALSEKKVCLIDTDIGLRNLDVVMGLENRIVFDLVDVVEGRCRLPQALIKDKRFEELYLLPAAQTRDKSAVTPEQMKAIIQELRQDFDYILIDCPAGIEQGFKNAVAGADKAIVVTTPEVSSMRDADRIIGLLEQEDIEPPKLIINRVRSHMLKQEETLSVDDIARTLSIELIGVVEDDDAVIRATNTGEPVALHPNGKASLAYRNIARRLLGEEIPLQNLGTEKGNVLSKVKKFFGFR, from the coding sequence GTGGGAGAGGCAATTGTTATTACATCTGGAAAAGGCGGAGTCGGCAAAACAACTACCTCCGCAAATCTTGGGACAGCTCTGGCTTTATCTGAGAAAAAGGTCTGCTTAATCGACACAGACATCGGTCTGCGCAATCTGGATGTTGTCATGGGACTAGAGAACCGCATCGTATTCGATTTGGTTGATGTAGTGGAGGGACGCTGTCGTTTGCCGCAGGCACTGATTAAAGACAAGCGCTTTGAAGAACTATATTTATTACCTGCTGCGCAAACTAGAGATAAATCAGCGGTCACACCTGAACAAATGAAAGCAATTATTCAAGAACTGCGACAAGACTTTGATTACATATTAATTGATTGTCCGGCGGGGATTGAGCAAGGATTTAAAAATGCTGTTGCCGGAGCCGATAAAGCAATTGTAGTGACAACGCCGGAAGTGTCCTCTATGCGTGATGCAGACCGCATTATTGGTTTATTGGAGCAAGAAGATATCGAGCCACCAAAACTCATTATTAACCGTGTGCGCAGCCACATGTTAAAACAAGAAGAAACATTAAGTGTAGATGATATCGCAAGAACACTTTCTATCGAACTAATTGGTGTTGTAGAAGATGACGACGCTGTTATTAGAGCTACGAATACGGGAGAACCTGTGGCCTTGCATCCAAATGGTAAAGCTTCTTTAGCGTACCGTAATATTGCAAGAAGGCTTCTTGGCGAAGAGATTCCTTTACAAAACTTAGGAACAGAAAAAGGAAATGTACTTTCAAAAGTAAAAAAATTCTTTGGTTTCCGTTAA
- the mreD gene encoding rod shape-determining protein MreD — MQKLILPLFLLLIFILESLFSSVVPTDLFKKDTIAAPHFLFAVLVFITIYYNSGKGMYFALIFGFLFDMVYTELIGIYLFAYPILVYIVFNAMRILQINVFIVSILVLLGTTALEYYVYGFLSLLGRTHLSLGMFTLQRMLPTLLLNLIFLILFCIPLRKYLLKLLAVTEEK; from the coding sequence ATGCAAAAGCTTATTCTTCCTCTCTTTTTGTTGTTGATTTTTATTCTGGAAAGTTTGTTTTCTTCAGTTGTACCGACCGATTTATTTAAAAAAGATACAATCGCCGCACCGCATTTTTTATTTGCAGTACTGGTGTTTATCACAATTTACTATAACTCCGGAAAAGGTATGTATTTTGCGCTTATCTTCGGATTTCTATTCGATATGGTGTATACAGAGCTAATCGGTATATATTTATTTGCATACCCCATTTTAGTTTATATCGTTTTCAATGCAATGCGCATTTTGCAGATAAACGTATTTATCGTGTCTATTCTAGTATTGCTAGGTACAACAGCGCTTGAGTACTATGTGTACGGGTTTTTATCCCTTTTAGGAAGAACTCATTTATCACTAGGGATGTTCACTTTACAGCGCATGTTACCAACATTGTTATTGAATTTGATTTTCCTCATCCTTTTCTGCATCCCGCTTCGAAAATATTTATTAAAACTTCTTGCGGTTACGGAAGAAAAATAA
- a CDS encoding M50 family metallopeptidase: MNRYMDVFTKLSIHPLFWVLIAVGVMTAHFREILILFSIVFIHELGHALAAAHYRWRIKQIQLLPFGGVAELEEHGNKPLKEELVVIAAGPIQHVWMMGAAYALYETGMLSSYLYTTFFWSNISLLLFNLLPIWPLDGGKIMFNVLSTRWPFLAAHRRMLLISSIFFCLIALGGLFLNTLNLTMWVMLCFLATSIYLEWKQQKYAFMRFLLDRYYGGKRTIEKIDVITVNETMPLYTIFEQFRRGYKHSVVIKGRREQYTLDENELLYAYFTEKRISSSIGELIG, translated from the coding sequence TTGAATAGATATATGGATGTGTTTACGAAACTATCCATTCACCCTCTGTTCTGGGTACTTATTGCTGTTGGAGTAATGACCGCACACTTTAGAGAAATCTTGATTCTATTCAGCATCGTATTTATTCATGAGCTAGGTCATGCACTTGCAGCTGCTCATTATCGGTGGCGTATTAAACAAATTCAATTGTTGCCGTTTGGCGGTGTTGCAGAACTTGAAGAGCATGGGAATAAGCCCTTAAAAGAAGAACTGGTAGTCATAGCTGCTGGTCCTATACAACATGTGTGGATGATGGGAGCCGCTTATGCATTATATGAGACGGGGATGCTATCTTCTTATCTATATACAACCTTTTTTTGGAGCAATATCAGTTTGTTGTTATTTAATTTATTGCCAATTTGGCCGCTTGATGGAGGCAAGATTATGTTCAATGTGTTGTCCACCAGATGGCCGTTCCTCGCAGCCCACCGCCGCATGTTGCTGATATCCAGTATTTTCTTTTGTTTGATTGCGCTTGGTGGTTTATTTCTTAATACGCTAAATCTTACCATGTGGGTGATGCTATGTTTTCTTGCTACCTCAATTTATCTCGAGTGGAAGCAACAGAAATATGCATTTATGCGTTTTTTACTCGATCGCTATTATGGCGGCAAGCGTACTATTGAGAAGATCGATGTGATTACAGTCAATGAAACGATGCCCTTATATACAATTTTTGAACAATTTCGTCGTGGCTATAAGCATTCAGTAGTGATAAAAGGACGCCGGGAGCAGTATACGCTTGATGAAAATGAATTATTATATGCGTATTTTACTGAAAAAAGGATTAGCTCCTCCATTGGAGAGCTAATCGGCTAG
- the mreB gene encoding cell shape-determining protein MreB encodes MLGFGGFTRDLGIDLGTANTLVYVKGKGVVVREPSVVAMQTDTKQIVAVGNDAKKMIGRTPGNVVALRPMRDGVIADYETTATMMKYYIKQAQKSNGFFSRKPYVMVCVPSGITAVEKRAVIDATRQAGARDAYPIEEPFAAAIGANLPVWEPTGSMVVDIGGGTTEVAIISLGGIVTSQSIRVAGDEMDESIIQYIKKNYNLMIGERTAEALKLEIGSAGSPEGIEPMEIRGRDLITGLPKTVLIQPEEVAEALRDTVVAIVESVKNTLEKTPPELAADIMDRGIVLTGGGALLRNLDKVISEETNMPVLVAENPLDCVAIGTGKALDNIDLFKTKLS; translated from the coding sequence ATGTTGGGATTTGGCGGTTTTACTCGTGACCTTGGAATAGATTTAGGTACTGCAAATACGCTTGTATATGTGAAAGGAAAAGGTGTTGTGGTGCGTGAGCCATCAGTTGTGGCTATGCAAACAGATACAAAGCAGATTGTAGCGGTTGGTAACGATGCGAAAAAAATGATTGGTCGTACACCAGGAAACGTAGTGGCATTGCGCCCAATGCGCGATGGTGTTATCGCTGACTATGAAACAACAGCTACTATGATGAAATATTATATTAAGCAAGCACAAAAATCGAACGGATTTTTCTCACGTAAGCCATACGTTATGGTATGTGTGCCATCGGGGATTACAGCAGTAGAAAAACGTGCTGTTATCGATGCGACACGTCAAGCGGGTGCACGTGATGCATATCCGATTGAAGAGCCGTTTGCAGCTGCAATTGGTGCGAACCTTCCTGTATGGGAGCCAACAGGCAGCATGGTTGTAGATATTGGCGGTGGTACAACAGAAGTTGCCATTATCTCTCTTGGTGGTATTGTAACAAGTCAATCTATCCGTGTGGCTGGGGATGAAATGGACGAGTCCATTATCCAGTATATTAAGAAAAACTATAATTTAATGATTGGTGAACGTACAGCCGAAGCATTAAAATTAGAAATTGGCTCTGCTGGAAGCCCAGAAGGCATTGAGCCAATGGAAATTCGTGGACGTGATTTAATTACAGGTCTTCCAAAAACAGTTTTAATTCAACCGGAAGAAGTGGCAGAGGCGCTGCGCGACACGGTAGTTGCGATTGTGGAATCTGTAAAAAATACATTGGAAAAAACACCGCCTGAGCTAGCAGCGGATATTATGGATCGCGGTATTGTCTTAACAGGCGGCGGTGCATTGCTTCGCAACTTAGATAAGGTAATCAGTGAAGAAACAAATATGCCTGTATTAGTTGCGGAAAATCCTTTGGATTGCGTAGCAATCGGAACAGGAAAAGCGCTTGATAACATTGACCTATTTAAAACAAAATTAAGCTGA
- the minC gene encoding septum site-determining protein MinC, producing the protein MKQQYVTIKGTKDGLTLHLDDACSFEELLQEIDEKLSTSYYDSDDRSLIEVQVRVGNRYVTTKQEEMLRTLIRNKKNLVVNTIESNVMTKEQAMEWRSETEIVSVTKIIRSGQCLEVKGDLLLIGDVNPGGTVIAGGNIFIIGALRGIAHAGSRGNDEAIIAASLMNPMQLKIGDIVNRAPDAKGDGHTMECAYINQDKQIVVDRIQLLTHLRPNLTRLERGIV; encoded by the coding sequence GTGAAGCAACAATACGTAACTATTAAAGGAACAAAAGATGGATTGACGTTGCATTTGGATGATGCTTGTTCATTTGAGGAATTGTTACAGGAAATCGATGAAAAACTTTCGACAAGCTACTACGATAGCGATGACCGTTCGCTTATTGAAGTGCAAGTTAGGGTAGGAAATCGTTATGTGACGACCAAGCAGGAGGAAATGCTTCGAACTCTCATCCGCAATAAAAAGAATTTAGTTGTAAATACCATTGAAAGCAATGTGATGACAAAAGAGCAGGCAATGGAATGGAGAAGTGAGACAGAGATTGTGTCTGTAACAAAAATCATCCGCTCTGGTCAATGCTTGGAGGTAAAGGGAGACTTATTATTGATTGGAGATGTGAATCCCGGTGGTACTGTTATTGCAGGTGGGAACATTTTCATTATTGGAGCGCTACGTGGTATTGCTCATGCCGGATCTCGTGGCAATGACGAAGCGATCATTGCAGCTTCGCTTATGAATCCGATGCAACTTAAAATTGGTGATATTGTGAACAGGGCGCCTGATGCAAAAGGGGATGGGCATACCATGGAATGTGCTTATATAAATCAAGACAAGCAAATTGTTGTGGACCGCATTCAACTTCTCACTCATCTCAGACCTAATTTAACAAGGCTAGAAAGGGGAATTGTATAG
- a CDS encoding M23 family metallopeptidase, giving the protein MKKRRVDEIRKRIAKRKAAQQKQAYEKDADVFLLPDEEYTAPVIFEEEERTIHPLFRKEVFLLKTLCAACLVLLLAIAFKKPSAALEPVRSTAQAVMQQEFQFATVTNWYEKQFGKPLTLLPSSQKVDKVKNTYAVPASGKVLQNFKTNGQGVLFQTNVNANVDAVNEGVAIFVGTKQDLGNTVIIQHTDGTESWYGNLAEVSVTLYGYVKKEQKIGRVQNSPDGKNGQFYFAFKKGNAFVDPIEVISFE; this is encoded by the coding sequence ATGAAAAAACGGCGTGTGGATGAAATTCGCAAGCGTATTGCCAAACGTAAGGCAGCACAGCAAAAGCAGGCGTATGAAAAAGATGCAGATGTGTTCTTACTGCCAGATGAAGAGTATACAGCACCCGTTATCTTTGAAGAGGAAGAACGAACAATACACCCGTTGTTTCGAAAAGAAGTATTCTTATTGAAAACCCTTTGTGCCGCCTGTTTGGTTCTTCTTCTGGCGATTGCCTTTAAAAAGCCTTCCGCTGCACTTGAGCCTGTGCGTTCTACAGCGCAAGCTGTGATGCAACAGGAGTTTCAGTTTGCGACCGTTACGAATTGGTATGAAAAGCAATTTGGAAAACCATTAACACTGCTTCCATCTTCTCAAAAAGTAGATAAAGTCAAAAATACGTATGCGGTTCCAGCATCAGGAAAAGTATTACAAAATTTTAAAACAAATGGGCAAGGTGTGTTGTTTCAAACAAATGTGAATGCAAATGTAGATGCAGTAAATGAGGGAGTTGCTATTTTTGTAGGAACGAAGCAGGACTTGGGGAATACCGTTATCATTCAGCATACAGACGGTACAGAATCCTGGTACGGTAATTTAGCGGAGGTTTCTGTAACCTTATACGGGTATGTCAAGAAAGAACAAAAGATAGGTAGAGTACAAAATAGTCCTGACGGTAAAAATGGACAATTTTATTTTGCGTTTAAAAAAGGTAATGCGTTCGTAGATCCAATTGAGGTGATTTCATTTGAATAG